The following coding sequences lie in one Cloeon dipterum chromosome 1, ieCloDipt1.1, whole genome shotgun sequence genomic window:
- the Sse gene encoding separin, with protein sequence MASIDEILKMHEEGGSKNKEKLAEMLMKNVDDTLDKLPHQGMAYGTLYETLNKQKAILQLHTSGSSDKSSAYLLESAGVSARKLFCSRKSEANLPIIDSRTASVDGIPDKQVNQDENLINFSMDPLEFRDRLKDLPSDCVIVQLSELYPGQRPFDPPYVQTRPLHLARYCCGENYMDQCVQVIALPQPLPAAKNSDILQELKAVVQDNVELISAGNKLGYKHTRLLLEERFRVVLEAVQDWLGPWRCLLLGQISSSKVSSSWNKTIRKLADELNIEEENISKFSMLAQCSNVLKKVDLVHGLQAIVPKTVKNMVEFVSNAAKLIKKYSQECFGLDLLKLNEVQRHPVILIVDNNIFAVPWEQLDIVQVHPMSRMPCLALVHAMFKAPKSKRELDPGSAFFVLDPDKNLPRASQLKPLFVARNEWKGIVGEAPGSTEMKKHLQDDDIYIYCGHGSGSHLIHNYDHINLNAAAMLMGCSSADLYRRGVHWEMSGAPLNFILSGSPICLGTLWTVTDSDTNRITVRLLETWLPPKEKDSRYRMELCSQDLSFAKVFEDVLPQKGLLGALRSAQSVATSKIISSAFIAIGIPVYVK encoded by the exons ATGGCAAGCATTGatgaaattctgaaaatgcACGAGGAGGGAGGTtcgaaaaacaaagaaaagttGGCTGAAATGCTGATGAAAAATGTTGATGACACTTTGGACAAATTACCACACCAAGGAATGGCTTATGGAACTCTCTATGAAA CActcaacaaacaaaaagcgaTTTTACAATTGCATACTTCCGGAAGTTCAGATAAGTCGTCCGCCTACTTATTGGAATCTGCTGGTGTCTCTGCTAGAAAGCTATTTTGCAGTAGAAAAAGTGAAGCTAATCT acCAATAATTGATAGCAGAACAGCATCCGTGGATGGAATTCCAGATAAGCAAGTTAACCAAGATGAAAACttgatcaatttttccatGGACCCCTTGGAGTTTAGAGACCGCCTAAAAGATCTACCATCAGACTGCGTCATCGTGCAGTTGTCTGAACTCTACCCAGGCCAACGGCCGTTTGATCCTCCCTATGTGCAAACAAGGCCATTGCATCTGGCTCGGTACTGCTGTGGGGAAAACTATATGGACCAGTGTGTTCAGGTTATCGCGCTTCCACAGCCACTGCCAGCAGCCAAAAACTCCGACATTCTTCAGGAGTTAAAAGCTGTTGTCCAAGATAACGTTGAACTGATATCTGCCGGTAACAAATTGGGTTACAAACACACAAGATTGCTGTTGGAAGAGCGTTTTCGAGTTGTACTTGAAGCTGTTCAGGACTGGCTGGGACCATGGAGATGTCTCTTGTTGGGACAGATCTCGAGCAGCAAAGTCAGCTCATCCTGGAATAAAACTATTAGAAAGCTTGCAGATGAACTAAACATT GAGGAGGAGAACATCTCCAAATTTTCCATGCTGGCGCAGTGCTCAAATGTTTTGAAGAAAGTGGACCTTGTGCATGGCTTGCAAGCGATTGTTCCCAAGACGGTCAAGAACATGGTTGAATTTGTCAGCAATGCTGCAAAGctgatcaaaaaatattcccagGAGTGTTTTGGGCTGGATTTGCTCAAATTAAATGAGGTCCAAAGGCATCCAGTCATTTTGATTGTTGacaat AACATTTTTGCTGTACCATGGGAGCAGTTGGACATCGTTCAGGTGCACCCTATGTCCCGGATGCCATGCCTCGCCCTGGTACATGCCATGTTCAAAGCACCAAAATCCAAACGTGAACTGGATCCAGGATCCGCATTCTTTGTCCTCGACCCTGACAAAAATCTACCCCGCGCATCGCAACTGAAGCCTTTGTTTGTTGCTAGGAATGAATGGAAAGGGATCGTAGGGGAAGCTCCTGGAAGTACTGAGATGAAAAAGCACCTACAGGACGATGACATTTACAT CTATTGCGGACATGGCTCAGGATCCCATCTGATTCACAACTATGATCACATAAATCTGAATGCAGCTGCAATGCTGATGGGTTGCAGCAGTGCCGATCTCTATAGGCGTGGCGTTCACTGGGAGATGTCTGGAGCCCCTCTCAATTTCATCCTGAGTGgaag cCCAATTTGTCTTGGAACGCTGTGGACAGTGACTGATAGTGATACTAACAGAATTACGGTCAGACTGCTTGAGACGTGGCTCCCACCTAAGGAGAAAGACTCCCGATACAGAATGGAGCTGTGTTCTCAGGACTTGTCCTTTGCTAAAGTGTTTGAAGATGTTCTGCCACAAAAGGGTCTGTTAGGAGCTTTGAGAAGTGCACAGTCAGTCGCTacctcaaaaataatttcgtcaGCATTTATCGCAATTGGAATTCCAGTATATGTGAAGTAA
- the Gclm gene encoding glutamate--cysteine ligase regulatory subunit — protein MAPNFSKEAKHLIIHTGNILNLNELKRKVGQNLSEEIVESIKITLNGWSSSNNNVAGDSNVVIGGQERLLNAEEERKDLKISLKMFLPVCAPSDDLLISKALDTITKELDTPHVETLVLSQARRQDEGVEGEQQLTQLEPFWRQIESEIESGRILSAGVSDIDTESFVALHTNAKVKPGIVQINLATCCVVPPALQSFAKENNVQLLTHNDPIDLLPEEAVTEIFGDGWSLGWVLRSQVHVKCRGVLASKGFIVYLKKY, from the exons ATGGCTCCCAATTTTAGCAAAGAGGCCAAGCATTTGATCATTCACACCGGTAATATTCTCAACTTGAATGAGTTGAAGAGAAAAGTTGGCCAAAACCTTTCGGAAGAG ATTGTAGAAAGTATCAAAATAACCCTGAATGGATGGAGCAGTTCAAACAATAATGTTGCTGGCGACTCCAATGTGGTg ATTGGAGGACAGGAACGACTTTTAAATGCTGAGGAAGAAAGGAAGGATCTAAAAATTAGCCTGAAAATGTTCCTACCTGTTTGTGCTCCGTCCGATGACTTGCTGATTTCGAAGGCCCTTGACACAA TCACTAAAGAATTGGACACGCCTCACGTTGAGACCCTGGTGTTAAGCCAAGCTCGACGCCAAGATGAAGGCGTCGAAGGTGAGCAGCAGTTGACTCAGTTGGAGCCATTCTGGAGACAGATTGAATCAGAAATTGAGAGTGGCCGTATTCTTAGTGCTGGTGTCAGTGACATCGACACAGAGTCATTTGTTGCTCTTCACACCAATGCAAAG gTCAAGCCAGGCATTGTACAAATAAACTTGGCGACTTGCTGTGTTGTTCCACCTGCGCTCCAGAGCTTTGCTAAGGAAAACAATGTACAGCTGTTGACTCACAATGATCCTATAG ATTTGTTGCCAGAGGAAGCTGTGACTGAGATTTTTGGCGATGGATGGAGTTTGGGTTGGGTGCTGAGGTCTCAAGTGCACGTCAAGTGCCGCGGTGTGCTGGCCAGCAAGGGATTCATCGTTTACCTCAAGAAATACTAG